In Corylus avellana chromosome ca2, CavTom2PMs-1.0, the following proteins share a genomic window:
- the LOC132171762 gene encoding protein SKIP34 — MCYGQQPPFSRNSPVPPRAASQATDNVAVVESLRGRLAETEALLARARAREAELSRRLEEMKRFVSVMEILENYLKRRFLEQQQLVVRLFTPLPRK, encoded by the coding sequence ATGTGTTACGGTCAGCAACCACCCTTCTCGAGGAACAGCCCAGTTCCGCCGCGAGCCGCCTCGCAGGCGACTGATAACGTGGCGGTGGTGGAGAGCCTGCGGGGCCGGCTAGCCGAGACCGAGGCCCTGCTGGCGCGCGCCAGGGCCCGGGAAGCCGAGCTGAGCCGTCGGCTCGAGGAAATGAAGCGCTTCGTCTCCGTCATGGAGATCCTCGAGAACTACCTCAAACGACGCTTCCTCGAGCAGCAACAGCTCGTGGTCCGCCTCTTCACCCCTCTGCCCCGTAAATAG